A genomic region of Actinomycetota bacterium contains the following coding sequences:
- a CDS encoding TIGR00725 family protein: protein MYVGIIGGQFCSEEEERIAYEVGNLVARRGAVIICGGLGGVMEAACKGAREAGGTTIGILPGPFRGDANPYVDHPIATDMGQARNAIIVRSADAVIAVGGEYGTLSEIAMALKMGKKVVAISSWEISRQGVPDEKIIRAASAEEAVAAVMGPER from the coding sequence GTGTACGTAGGCATCATCGGAGGCCAGTTCTGCAGCGAGGAGGAGGAAAGGATTGCCTACGAGGTGGGCAACCTGGTGGCCAGGCGCGGCGCCGTCATCATATGCGGCGGCCTGGGCGGGGTCATGGAGGCCGCCTGCAAGGGAGCCAGGGAGGCGGGGGGCACCACCATCGGCATCCTCCCCGGCCCCTTCCGGGGAGACGCCAACCCCTACGTCGACCACCCCATCGCCACCGATATGGGTCAGGCGCGCAACGCCATCATCGTGCGCAGCGCGGACGCGGTGATCGCGGTGGGCGGGGAATACGGGACGCTCTCCGAGATAGCCATGGCCCTGAAGATGGGCAAGAAGGTGGTGGCCATATCCAGCTGGGAGATATCCCGCCAGGGGGTTCCCGACGAGAAGATAATCCGCGCCGCGAGTGCCGAGGAGGCGGTCGCCGCGGTGATGGGCCCGGAACGCTGA